TGCTACCTCAAAAATCATTCTGTTAAGGCTATTCATTGGGTATTCTGATCAATTGAGAAACAGACATTTAAGAGAGCAAGTGGGCAACCAATGCCTCTTTATTGGTACTTGATTTAACACACTTCAGGATGCAGTGTTTGATGTGTAGTTCAGCTACTCAATGAATTGGACaccctatatatatatacacttatgTACAATTTCTTGGGTACAGTCAACAAAATCTAAGATCATGAACATCCAAATAATTACACTACCAAGACCAATTACTTTTAGTACTATTTTTCCATTTTCCCAATATTGACTAAAAGTAAATCTTGATTTCACCATCATTAAATCAGTTAAAATTACACCCACACTAATATCTTAGTTGTTCCACACCATAGCCAACCATTTGAACTAAGTAATTCAATGAAAAACTGAAATACAGTTTAACAAATTTTGGTTCAAAGGTACAATCTGATATGAAAGGGATTCTAAAAAACAAGAATTTTGAGTATGTCTAGGCTGACAGCCAGTAACATTAATCAGTTACtcagcatatttatttatttttatagaaGATGTGTGGTTTCCATTTCAATTGGTGGTGGGAGCCAATCGACTTACTAAAGAAATACAGTTAAGACACATATTTCGCAAAAATCCAGGACAGGCAGGCTTCATGATTAAATGTTCCAACAGTAATTTCAGTTCTGAAAAGAGGTTTCTGCATACAAAACATAAATAAGACTGTTAACAATATTTCAAGAGATTATTCTTAAATTATACAATTATCATCAAAAGATGACAGTAAAAAAAATTTAAGATCACTTATTTTAATTACCAGaactatccccccccccccccccgttatttGGAAATGACAAGGTGAAATTAAATATTCTACATTATTCATTTACAGGAAATGAGCATAATGGCGTGGCAGCACTACTACAATCTTTTCAAAGGCACTCAAGGCAGGAAATGagatactgtggcgacccacttcctagcgcactcaaaCCAGCTCACAAATTGCCAGCGCACAGACACAAAGGCCAgatccgcaacaaagggaaaaagcctgcgggggtttgtgagtacgggtcccttacagcatccgcgcccggggagggcgggatgagggaggctttaaagcaagactgtgaagttcgaataaatcatctttaattgcagtttaccgactccgtgtcgttattttagcgctgcgtgtagcacaccgctacaatactaTCTTGAAGTACTGCAGTCTGTGGTATTGTCGGGAGCTTCAGGATTTAGATCCACAAAGCTGAAGGACCAGTGACATATCTCTAAATCAGAATGGCATGTGATTTGGAATGATGCATGTGGATGGTGATATCCCATGCATCTATAGCCCTTCTAAGTTGTGGGAGCTGTAGGTTTAAGTCATTCTCCAAGATCCTTGACAGGTTATTGCAATAAATGTAGATGATGCACAGAACAGCCtttgacacaatactccaagcagtGAATAAACAGGGTGGTGGATGGGTATATTTATAAGTGTTGTGTTTGTCAACTGTTGGAACTGCACTTGTCCTTGAGATAATGGAATGGTCTCACATGACCACAGCCACCTTGCTTAATACAAGGTGTGTTTTAGCAGAGGAGCTACAAGCTCAAACTGAAAATCAGTTAGATCTTATTTCTGAATAAATACTGTTTCTGTAACATGCACAATGGTCCCTTTGCTAATGACAAAATGTGTTATTTATTGGGGTTTTAACTGATTAGAATTGTTAAGCACAGGATATTTTTGGGCAGGTCTCAAGTGTTCTACCTTTAGTAAATAAAGAATACATTAATATCCAGGTATACAGAAAGATAATTTAAAGGAGTTCTatttcaattttaaaaataaagagaTTATTAAAAATGCCTTAATGCATCAAGCAACTAATGAATTTAGATGAAAAAGAATCAAAGTCACTAATCTGAGATATTATAGAATGCCTTGGTAATAAAAAACTTTCATCTTTTTATGATCTGAACTCTTCACAGCCAAATACTGGTGCTCTGTCATGTCTGAAACACAGCATCCATTCGTGCACAGCTAACTGATAACAAACAGCAAAAGGACAATGACCATATAATCTGTATAGTGATGATGATTATGGATAAATATTGTCCATGAAAAGGGGTTAGTGACAATGCTCTTTTGAAATAAAAGTATGTGTTAGCTAGAAATGAAGGGAGGTGATGCAGTGATAATAATGGGAGACATTACTTTTAAAAAGCTGGAAGTGGGCATCAAATATTGCTAGTTATAAGGTATTTGGAAAAGATGGAAGGAAAAAATGGATGGCAATACCAATTAAGGAACAGATTATGCTGCTGGAGAAGGAGGGAGGTCCCTGCAGGTCAAGTACTGCATCTGGTTCGagttaaaaacacaataagagcATCATTATCCTGATTTTTCTACAGGTTTCAAATATTGCAAAGGAGATgagggagaaaatctgcagggaaATTACAGGGAGACACAAGAACTCTGAAGTGAGAGATATCAACTATCATAATGTTGTTCAGAAAATGTTAAAGAGCAAAAGGCAGTGGAGGAGGTATTTCTGAACTACTTTGTGTGAGCTTTCATGATCAATACATTGCTGCAGCAATAAAATATTCCTGGTTCAAATTCTGCTGAATTGAGTGGTTTAGTTGACCAATTATCAATGGGGAAGCACTTTGAAACAAAGACTACAATATCAGAAGATTTAGATTAGTAATAGATAAGGGCAAGAGGCAATGTAGAGGAGAATTTATCAACTGAATGGAGTGCACACTTTAGCTGGATGAGGAGATGCGTCCTGGGTCAACTAACACTGCCCGACAAAACTACGataaagaactggatgacctacAATGAGATTGATTTGGATAGTGAGatgtattgcaaaaaaaaaacaaagttggaGCACACTAAAAGCTTCTTAAGCAATCTTCAAGAATAAAGATGACTTGCTACCAATTTGGTCTGTGAATTGAGGTGACCAACAAAGCCAAAGTAGGAATAGCAGGCTCACCCAGAGATGATAGTTTGTAAGCTAATACATTCTTCTGCTAGTTACACTGTGCTTCTGTGTGCTGAGAGACGGAAGAGAGATATGGAGGGGAGTGGGAGGGCGGACAGAGACACAAAGCAGGAGCTATTAAAAGCAACAAGTCTTATTGGGAGCAAGTTTTAACTGAGCCAATAAAAGCAGAGATTTAAGCAAAGAGCCCATGGTTAGAGTGGGCAGTACTAGAATGGAGcactgaggctttggctcaaggggGAAAGTTACTTGGACACTGTTTCAAGAGGCATTCACACCCATTGGATTACATACTTCAAATTCAGTCTGTGGCCAGGGACAAGTGGGTGTGACTGCAAGTGAGGCAGTTATGTGGATCCCAGAGGTAGTGCTGGAAGAGCCTCAATCCTTGAGCTTGTCAATAGATCTGAGATTGTAGCTCCCTGTAAGGATGAGATTGGATGCTgcaggaaggatgagcaaccaaCTGTGGCACTGCGGTTCAGGGAACCATTCAAGAGGGgcagagaagagaaatgtagctGTAATGGGATGGTATAGTCAAAGGAACAGACACAATACTCTGTCTTAAGGATCAAGAGTCCCAAAGGCAGTGCTGACTGGAGTTTGGGCTCAGGATATCTCATCTAATCTGCAGAGAAATTTGGAGTGGGAGCGAAGATCCAGTTTTTcagtccatgtgggtaccaaagACGtaggaaaaacaaagaaaaagattctgctgagggaatttgagtagCTAGGAGCCAAATTAAAACGAACTAAAAGATAATTTCTGCATTGTTGACTGAGCCACGTGCAAATTAACAAAGAGTTAATAGGATCAGTGAGTTCAATGTGTGGTGCAAAGACTGATGTGAGAAAAAATGGATTTGAATTCGTGGGACAATGGTACCATTATCGGGGAAGGAGGAGCAACAGCCCTAGAGCTTGCCTAACAGGTGTGAGATCGTTGTTCCCTGTGAGAATGTATGGTCGCTGTAGGAAGGATGaactattctaaatggatgggCTCCAGCTGACCATGCTGGGTCCAGAGTCCTGGTGAATTGTAAACAAgagctgtggatagggctttaaaacTAAatagttgggtgggggggggggggggggtggttgtttCAACAGTTTGGAAAAAAGTGAGAATAAAGAAAAAGCAACGGAAAATGCATTGAGGAATTAAGAGACAAGGGTTTCCAGAATAAAGAAAAGGGCAAAAAGTTTTgaaagggataagaatttaacttcaggTAACAAggaggcaaaattgaaaagggtaacaaatacaggactgaatatatttgaatgcatgcagtctaCAGAATAAGGTAGCTGATCTTGTAATGCAGTCAGAAATTGGCAGGCATGACcttgcaggcatcactgaatcagggCTGAAAGGagatcacagttgggagcttaacatacaaggatacacattgcatcagaagtcaggcaggtgggcagagggagtAGGGTGGCTgtgttaaaaatgaaatcaaatctttagaaagaaggGACACGgattagaagatgtagaatccttgtggtagAGTTAGAAATTGCATGGGCTGGTGTCATAACAAgtgtcttttcacattatatgtcaattattTCAATAatagaactgatggctttgtggccaagtttgcagataatacaaggATAGGTGGACAGCATATAGCATTGAGGAAGCAAGAAGTCTGCAGAAGTACTtcaacagattagaagaatgagcacagaagtgccagatggattactgtgtagggaagtgcatggtcatgcatcttggtagaaggaataaaaagtggacgtggagagaatgtttcctatattgggtcaGTCTAGGACTagtgggcatagcctcagaaaacAAGGATATCCCAttagagatgaggtggaatttctttagccagaaggtgttgaatctgtggaattcattgccacggacagctgtggaggccaagttattacgtatatttaaagcggagtttgataggatcttgattagtaaggttgtccaaagtatgaggagaaagcaggaaaatggggttgaggggcaTAATATATCAACCATGattcaatggtggagcagatttgaggggctgaatggcctaattctgctacgtCTTCTGGAGAATCATTGGCTGCTTTCCTTTGAGTAAAGAAGGTTGAAAGGAGGCTTGATAAGTATACAAAACCATGGCTATTTCAGTGGTAAATAGAAACTATTaatacaagagatcctgcaggtgctggaaatccaaagcaacatacacaaaatgctggaagaactcagcaggtcaggcagcatccatggaaatgaaaaagccatgacccttcttcaggactatttTCTTTAGCAAAGGGGCCatggactggagaagaaagattgGAAGTGGTTTAGCAAGATTCAACATAATGTATGATCAGGACTGGAGGAATAGATGATACTTAACCAGTGATAATGACCATAGCGGGGGAAAAAATCATGCCAATAATGATGTCTTTAGAGGTAAGAATCAGCACagtgaaaataaattatttcCAACAGAAAATAAACTGAACAAATATTGTTCTCTTCAAAGCAACAGATTTAGAATAATATTGGCATCAGTTCAGAACAACCTATCTAATATCCATTCAATAAAATTAAGATTGTAGTAAAACACTAGGTTTATTTTAAGTAAGGTAAAGATTACTAACCAATGCACCAACAAAAGACTGAAAATACATACCGGCAGTAGGGGTTTCTGAGAGAGGAGTATCGGAGTGAAAGAAATCGGTAGTAAATGAAAGGCTGCAACAAACTTCCATGACCActaaaaaaaaaagtgcaaaaaatgcAAAATGATTGCAATGCTTCCACATTATTACTTTCACATATGCAAATGACTAGATTGCTTAATTAAAACAACATACCATTTATTAAGGACAATCCCATTTATGACATATTACCTTAGCAACATGAAGACTGTAGCCGGCATCAGAAAAATTTCGTTGCAAGCAATAAACTTCAAAATATTCTGCTGATTTGCTGAAATTTTATCTAAGATGGCCCTTAAAAAAGCCAAACTGCCTGGACCCAGGATCTGAAAGAAACAGGAACAGTTACGAGTTGCTGTGGccctttttaaaattctttgtaaAGTCTTAGACCAGTGGTGGCAAACCTTTTTGAGTGTATGTGCCCAAATTAGCAATAATCCTCTAAAAAAAACTTCTCTTGCATGCCATGATAATTTTTAGCAGAGATTATCACTGATTAATGAACTAGTAGTAATTCTGGCCTTTAACAGAAAAAAGTTGAGTCATGTTTCTTATTTAATTGTATTCATGGCTTTACTATTAATAAAATTATAACAGTgtgattgaaataaatgaagcattttggAAAACATGTTCAATACTATTTATCTTCTAAAAGACAAATGAAAAATAACTTCATTTCCAAAAGTGTTGTTATTGTATCTCATATACAACATAAGAAATTTTAATGTGAAATTATTAGCTTTGGTACATATTCATAAAAGAtcaaggaaaggaaaataaaacacTTTACTCTCAACATTCCTGCACTAAATTACTCTATTTTTGATATCCAGCTTCTCTTTGGCTACATGAATACTTAGAGACCAACATACAGCAATTACAGCATTATTATCACTCACTGAATATCCAGTGTTCACTAGcaaatgaagaagaaaaaaaaataagcagAGTGAAGCCAATGTTAATTCGCCCAAATGGCCTCCAGTAAGATGGTGATATTCTCAGACACAGTGGCCTCTCTGGGTCTAACCAAAGGTATGACTGATCATCCTTTATCTCATTTTCTCCAAATGCAAGTCACTGTTGGTTATCATGAACATCAtgaactgcaggtctaccccactaGTGTCTTGCTGGATAGCGACAGAGCTGTGCAGTCTGCTTCAGCCACCAAGGGAAGAAGGCATCAGCAATGTGCAGATGCACTGTGCAATTTAATGGACAGAATGATTGCCTTGGACATTTTTGTTATGATTACAAGACCCCAttagacattggtaatgtagaatactgcgagtctaattcactggtttattggtgagACTGACAGTGGGTAGCTGCATGGTTTTGGATGTGGCACGGACCAGGCCTCATTCATGCATTAGGGCCACCTGTTGTGACTGCTGGGGAAGGAGGCACTGCAGCTGGCTGTGTGCTGCTGGATTGGAGGCTGGCCACTCCCAACATTTTTGCTGGCAGTGTTCATTCAATGGAATGCACACTGGAGCCTGCACTGCACAATGAGGAATTTCTGCAAGTTGTCCTTGAAGAAGCATGGCTCCAGGATAACATCCACGCACCGTGAATCTGCAGGCCATGATACTTGGGGACTTGGGTGctattattattttaaatatatacttTGTAACTGCATGCTTTTTCCTGCTATCATAATTATGTGTGAACCGAGTGTGACCAGTTGTATTCCGCaatttggccccagaggaatgctgttccATTTAGCTgcattcatgtgtatggttgaatgacaattgaacttgttTATTATCTAAATACTGATGTGTACACCAGGCCGGTGAGGATTTCAAAATGAATCATCCAACATCACACGTCCTCATAATCAACTAGCTGGTGCCAAGCAGGTATAAAATGTTTCCTGTGACAACATCTTACCACTCAAGGGTTGTAAAAACTCAttcactgcttcatttggcagtagAGATAATCATTATGTATCTTTTTATTATGGGTGAGGTTTAAAGAATCTATGTATGGTACcattgacataggagcagaattaggacattcagcccatcaagtctgctctgccattccatcatggctgatcccagatccaaatcgaccccatacacttgccttctcaccatatcctttgatgccctgaacaatcaggaaacgatcaacttccacctttaatacacacacagacttggcctccaccgcagtctgtggtacagcattccacagattttactactctctggctacaaaaatttctccttacctctgttctaaacagttgcccctcaattctgagtctgtgccctctggctctggatacccccaccttaGGATTCCCCTCCATATCTATGCTATCTAGtgctttcaataagatctccccacatccttctaaattccagtgacatGATACTGCATGCCATGTACCAACAAAATGTTGTGCTTGTCATCATGTGTTGTGCTGCAGGCTCACCACACCTGTAGTCTTTAAAACCCCAAGGTGACATAATTAAAATAAAGCTTTTTAGCTGCTACATCTTAGAAATGATCAACTCGGGTCAGTTAGATTAGAGACTGGTGCCAAAGTTATCTCAAGGTCAGACAGCTTTTTATCTTACTCTGGAAAAAGGAAAACTATTGGAACAATTTTTGAAGTTTGTAATATAAAAGAAATAGAAAAACATGTTTCACATTAACAAAGTGCATATACTCTTCATCAGAAATGTTCTCTTAAAACAGCAATACTTACATCTAAAATTTTCTTTGTATAAGCTGTAGCATGTAACAGAGAAAATAGAAAAACTGGAAAAATACTCACTGAAGGAAATAGTTAAGGAAGAAATTCCCTATATTCAGAAAGTACATTTTATATTATATGGACCTACATAATTAAAATTACTGGCACTGCTAATAATATGACATACCAGAAACTCCACTGCAAGAATAACTTACAGAAATTTTAAATCATCTTTCATCTCTTGGGAATTGCAAAGCATTATAGAATCAAAGATCACCTGTTCTGTTGTTGCAGAACCATTTTACACACATTGCCCTATGAAAAATTGTTAAATAAACAAGTGCCTGGATAATCCACAGCGCAGACTACTGAATTTTCCAATGTGCAGTCAAATACATCAATTGAAGCTGAACATGCAAAAATATTTTTCAATTTCATAACAATttgacttccccctcccccatcattcAACCCTCAAGTTACCCACTTTACAATCTCCCAAAAATTTCCAAACTGGAGAGAATAAATTGTCAATATTTTATTTCAGACATATCTGGTCTTCATTTAAATTTATAATTAATAGCTGACTTGTGTATAGAAATACCAAAAGCACTATTTCTTTATCTGATAGGTGGTAAAGTAATACGTTTCCCctgctatctgaaggtagagcattcctatgaaaccgtttgtttgtaagctgaaatgtcgtaaagcaaagaagcaattacccttaatttatatgggaaaaatttttgagccttcccagacccaaaaaaataacctgccaaatcataccaaataacacaaagcctaaaataacacgaacatatagtaaaagcaggaatgatatgataaaaaaacacacagcctatataaagcagaaatattgtatgtacagtgtagtttcacttaccagaattgggaagacagcgaggCAAAACCGATTTGTAGGGGGGAAAAAAAGCACGTACACATATGCTCACACACCTACCCACGCAAGGTTTCaccggtcatggtagtctttctcagggtaaacacacgttTAAAGTGGGTGTCTTTTTTCATAAcagcgaaaatcctctttcggTCAGCAAagacaggtactaatgtaggtcttttgaaACAGCAAGGTGTCATAAAGCAAATGTTTGAAAAACAGGGGCCACCTGTACTATTTAGAAAATAAGAGGGCATGTTATCAAACTTTCAGCAGGAGTGAAACTCACGTAGATGGAAGAAAAGGCCTGTGCTTAAGATCTCTAACTGATTTTATTTTAAAGCCAAAAAAATGCACCAGTAAATTATCTGGAATTTCTAGGAATATTGCTCCAGAAATGTAGGAGGAAGAACCTAGGATCTAGACACTGAGGAaagaagttttagaaaagattttaaaaaaagtgcaATCACTACAGTGGGAGATCAACTAGGAAAAAACTGCTGGTCCTCCTAGCAGTTCTACCTTGGTCCTCAATACTCACTCCTCCGAACACATTCGGTACTGGAATCCCCCATTTCAATGCACACAAACTTAATCCAGGGATCTTGCAATTTACAGCAGCAGACAACAAATGAACTGCTTGAAGATTCATTTTTAAGTATGAAAGCATATCCATTGGAAACTTAAACCACTGAAAAGAATACAGATAGAAAGGCCAGTTAAACATACTTAATTTTTTTATGACAGTGCTTTAACTCCATTTTAATGCAAACAATATTTAAAGGATACTAGTAACTGGATGGGAGTTGACAAAGATTAGAGAGAAAAGGAGATAGTGGCAGCTGTCCTCCAGCAGGGCCTGATTCAGAAAAGCACGGCTCAATTGGAAGTGAGGTAAACGTTGATGTAACCGAAGTGCACTGGTAAGAGCATTTGCCAGCAAAGCACGTTGGTAAAAACTGGTAGCCTCATATAATCTGTAAAATAAGCATAAGAtttcaataaatatattttagCATATCAACAATTCAAGCAAGCTTCACAAGAAGACTTTTTAGAATTTTTGGTCCTATACTAAAGTCAACACTAATCTGACATAGGTATAGTGTTACAGGCAGTTATCCATATCGCACATTGCTCCTTGAACAGTGACAGTCTTCATAACTTGCATTTCTTCAAGCTAGCCTGAGCACAGTGTTTGTGCCCACCattcaattttttttatatatacaaatTCACACTCCGAGAATTATTGAACAGAACCCAGGAATGACAAAGCACTTTCTTCATTCAGATGTGGGGCCCGTCATTAATCGTGCAAAAATTTAACTTCCTCGCTATAAATTAGTGAATCGGGAACCCAATGTTTTTCAGTTCAAAACACAAGCATTATAATAATAACACTGGCAATCCCTTCATTATCAGCACTGAGAGTGACACTGCAATTCAAGGAGGCAGTGATCCCTATCATCAAAAGATATTAAGGATGGAAGCCTTATAAAACAAAAGCAACTTACCATGCTGTTGGAGAGACTTGGAGCAGCAAAGCCACAAAGTAATTTTAAAATTAAGTCATGGCAGACTGAGCCAAGTTAATCACCACAATCATAATAGATGCAGGGGACTTAAACTAAGATATGCACAGCAGAATTTTGGATGAATTCAAAATTAAGAGTGTACAAGGTATAAGGTAAGGAGAGCAAGTGACAACAGCATTGATGAAGAATTAAACAGACAAGCTAACCAAGGACAGGTGAGGGTACCTTGCCTTGAttaaagtggtgggggggggggggggttcacatAATTATAACTAATAGCTGTAAAACAAAGTACCATGGATCTTTCAGGTCGTAAATACAAAGTGGAAAGAATCAGGATTGATCACACTGTTAGCAGGGAAAAAGGCAATAACTTGGGTCTTCCTGATATATCACTCCATAAGATCCCTAGAGGCATTTCACAGATGCACTATCGAATAAAAAACTGGCATCCATGTTAGAACAGAGAATAAAAAGGATGAAAAAGTATGAAGTGGGGGCACCTTTCAAATTCATGCGTATCCACAAAGCTGCAAGTATTGGTTTCTACAACTTTGAATTAACTTCGTTATTTCCCTATGTACCCAGTCATCttgtgtcaaaatggttgttgtgatatgtccagtgtggtagtgtagtgggtagtgctcaTCACTCTCACTGTATGATTCTATTTTTCTATTATCCTATAAATAACTATTTGATATAGCACAGCAAATGATTCCACAAAACATTAAGCTAACATTCTATCGAGcaatttatcaaaatgcattaataTCTTAAAAATAAAAGCATGATTAGTATTCAACTCATTTTTCAATATCAATACAACTTGATATTAA
The Hemitrygon akajei chromosome 13, sHemAka1.3, whole genome shotgun sequence genome window above contains:
- the tmem33 gene encoding transmembrane protein 33 isoform X1, whose protein sequence is MKLEDLCNSPPRRCEQDRSPEILKEHYSDMADSTRNGPQGGVLQFMMANKLEAAMWLSRLFTIYCSIMFIFPFMGLYEATSFYQRALLANALTSALRLHQRLPHFQLSRAFLNQALLEDSCHYLLFSLIFVNSHPVTMSIFPVFLFSLLHATAYTKKILDILGPGSLAFLRAILDKISANQQNILKFIACNEIFLMPATVFMLLSGHGSLLQPFIYYRFLSLRYSSLRNPYCRNLFSELKLLLEHLIMKPACPGFLRNMCLNCISLVSRLAPTTN
- the tmem33 gene encoding transmembrane protein 33 isoform X2; its protein translation is MADSTRNGPQGGVLQFMMANKLEAAMWLSRLFTIYCSIMFIFPFMGLYEATSFYQRALLANALTSALRLHQRLPHFQLSRAFLNQALLEDSCHYLLFSLIFVNSHPVTMSIFPVFLFSLLHATAYTKKILDILGPGSLAFLRAILDKISANQQNILKFIACNEIFLMPATVFMLLSGHGSLLQPFIYYRFLSLRYSSLRNPYCRNLFSELKLLLEHLIMKPACPGFLRNMCLNCISLVSRLAPTTN